The following coding sequences are from one Epinephelus fuscoguttatus linkage group LG7, E.fuscoguttatus.final_Chr_v1 window:
- the ela2l gene encoding elastase 2 like encodes MMKFVVFALFVAGAYGCGLPTFPPVVTRVVGGVDVRPNSWPWQISLQYNRQGEWRHTCGGTLISHQWVLTAAHCISNGREYRVAMGKHNLLETEEASVFMTPATIVVHEKWNPLFIRNDIALIKLETPVTFTDSVMAACLPPNGFILPHNAPCYVTGWGRTSTGGPIADILQQALLPVVDHATCTKPDWWGPQVKDTMVCAGGDGVVSGCNGDSGGPLNCQNADGAWEVHGIVSFGSGLSCNFPKKPTVFTRVSAYIDWMNSKMMAY; translated from the exons cCTACGGGTGCGGCTTGCCCACCTTTCCCCCTGTGGTGACCAGGGTGGTTGGAGGAGTGGACGTCAGGCCTAACAGCTGGCCCTGGCAG ATTTCCCTGCAGTACAACAGACAGGGCGAGTGGAGACACACCTGCGGAGGCACTCTGATCTCTCACCAGTGGGTCctcactgctgctcactgtatcAG CAATGGCAGGGAGTACAGAGTGGCCATGGGAAAGCACAACCTGTTGGAGACAGAGGAGGCTTCTGTGTTCATGACCCCCGCTACCATCGTTGTGCACGAGAAGTGGAACCCCTTGTTCATCCG TAATGACATCGCCCTGATCAAGCTGGAGACCCCCGTCACCTTCACTGACAGCGTCATGGCTGCTTGTCTCCCCCCCAATGGCTTCATCCTCCCACACAACGCGCCCTGCTACGTCACTGGGTGGGGTCGCACCTCCA CCGGAGGTCCCATCGCTGACATCCTGCAGCAGGCTCTCCTGCCTGTGGTGGACCACGCCACCTGCACCAAGCCTGACTGGTGGGGTCCTCAGGTGAAGGACACCATGGTCTGTGCAGGTGGAGATggagttgtgtctggttgcaAC GGTGACTCTGGCGGCCCTCTGAACTGCCAGAATGCTGATGGTGCCTGGGAGGTTCACGGCATCGTCAGCTTCGGCTCTGGGCTCAGCTGCAATTTCCCCAAGAAGCCCACCGTCTTCACCCGAGTCAGCGCCTACATCGACTGGATGAACTCT AAAATGATGGCCTATTGA